The Mercenaria mercenaria strain notata chromosome 10, MADL_Memer_1, whole genome shotgun sequence genome contains a region encoding:
- the LOC128546296 gene encoding galactoside 2-alpha-L-fucosyltransferase Sec1-like — MKADHFIRTSTKSGYKKVCIHIRRGDFLKERLLRKGFSVADLTYIKRAKEVFLKRYSKVQFVVLSNDKEWCKMHIKGDVISNFTEPGDDMALMALCDDVVVTSGTFGWWGAWLSGGTTVYFKGYPRPRSPLDLHFNRTEYYPPHWIGI; from the coding sequence ATGAAAGCTGATCATTTTATACGTACATCAACGAAAAGTGGTTATAAAAAAGTATGTATCCATATTCGACGAGGagactttttaaaagaaagactATTAAGGAAAGGGTTTTCTGTTGCAGACCTAACGTATATTAAACGAGCAAAGGAGGTATTTCTTAAAAGGTATTCCAAAGTACAATTTGTAGTGTTAAGCAATGACAAGGAatggtgcaaaatgcatatcaaagGGGATGTGATCAGTAACTTCACAGAACCTGGAGATGATATGGCTTTAATGGCATTGTGTGACGACGTAGTTGTTACATCAGGAACTTTTGGTTGGTGGGGTGCATGGCTTTCTGGTGGAACGACTGTATATTTCAAGGGATACCCGAGACCAAGGTCTCCTTTAGATCTTCATTTCAACAGAACTGAATATTATCCACCTCACTGGATTGGCATATAA